The following are encoded together in the Desulfuromonas thiophila genome:
- a CDS encoding DUF6447 family protein: protein MAKITIDGREYETENLADEAKKQLSMIQFVDRRIVELQAQIAVCQTARSAYGKALSEHLAAQQASEQQQ from the coding sequence ATGGCGAAAATTACGATCGATGGTCGCGAATACGAAACGGAAAACCTCGCCGACGAGGCAAAAAAACAACTGTCGATGATTCAGTTTGTTGATCGCAGAATTGTTGAGTTGCAGGCGCAGATTGCTGTTTGTCAGACGGCGCGGAGTGCTTATGGCAAGGCGCTGAGTGAGCATCTTGCTGCCCAGCAGGCCAGTGAACAGCAGCAATAG